Proteins encoded within one genomic window of Acinetobacter sp. WCHA55:
- a CDS encoding fumarylacetoacetate hydrolase family protein, whose translation MSTIPSKIVCVGRSYADHAKELGNAIPDRPVLFIKPPSSLLSLDAGISWNPAWGSCHYECELVLRIDHRLSKATDSAQALQAVGAVTLGLDLTLRDLQDDLKGKGQPWERAKAFDGSCVLADWVAVSDVVQDWDDVHYSFHVNDELRQAGNTAHLIFDIGTLLADISQVFTLEAGDVVMTGTPAGVAALQAGEQLKMTLKGKKQDYSWNTFVKA comes from the coding sequence ATGAGTACAATTCCATCTAAAATTGTCTGTGTCGGTCGTAGCTATGCAGACCATGCCAAAGAATTAGGCAATGCGATTCCTGATCGTCCTGTTTTGTTTATCAAACCACCGAGCAGTTTACTTAGTTTAGATGCGGGTATTTCTTGGAATCCTGCATGGGGTAGTTGCCATTATGAGTGTGAATTGGTTTTACGTATTGACCATCGCCTCAGCAAAGCAACAGATTCAGCTCAAGCCCTGCAAGCTGTGGGTGCTGTGACTTTAGGTTTAGATTTAACCTTACGTGATTTGCAAGATGATTTGAAAGGCAAAGGTCAGCCGTGGGAACGTGCCAAAGCCTTTGATGGTTCGTGTGTGCTGGCAGACTGGGTTGCTGTTTCCGATGTGGTACAGGACTGGGATGATGTGCATTACAGTTTTCATGTCAATGACGAGCTGCGTCAAGCGGGCAATACCGCACACTTAATTTTTGATATTGGGACCTTGCTGGCCGACATTAGCCAAGTCTTCACTTTGGAAGCAGGTGATGTGGTCATGACAGGTACACCTGCTGGGGTGGCTGCACTACAGGCGGGTGAGCAGTTGAAAATGACCCTAAAAGGTAAAAAGCAAGACTATTCTTGGAATACCTTTGTCAAAGCTTAA
- the rnr gene encoding ribonuclease R, translated as MMKNWVDPEAKAEAERYDNPIPSRTLILETIEEKKTALSHADLVEFFEIADQKSIEALSHRLIAMVRDGQLMKDGFKFQLAEEQPEHEATVYINSKGFGTANIAGHEDLLLPERELRQVFNGDRVKVRQTSVDRKGKAWGFITEVVQHRVKQIIGKVSIHDGEYFIQPANPNAHQPITLEKELIEHAQVKVGDSVRVAIDDYPTKDELATGHIVQSMADKADTEIIIPQTILEFGLPYEFPEEVIKEAESFKEPSAQDREGRIDLRDLALVTIDGEDARDFDDAVYAEKRPGGGYRVVVAIADVSHYVRSGKPLDDEAQERGTSVYFPHFVLPMLPEALSNGLCSLNPHVDRLCMVCDLNLSRAGRVTKFEFYPSVMHSKARLTYTNVAQYFEGDSSAIPEDRDVRKSLNTLFQLYQVLKGLRAERHAMEFETVETYMTFDELGGIKEILPRTRNDAHKLIEECMLLANVAAAEYALEHDVPMLYRIHEPPEFSRIQKVRDFVKLLGLPFPEQPTQKDYQAVIDATKDRIDAPSIHAVLLRSMMQAYYGANNAGHFGLAYEAYTHFTSPIRRYPDLLLHRAIKAKLKHKPAPLSGAALDDAGQHFSATERRADEASRSVTTWLKCHYMQQHLGEEFVGTISAVAEFGLFVTLKDLYVDGMIHVSQLGDDYFVYDQPSQSLIGQARGQSFSLGDEVKIKVAAVNLEDRKIDFELLQQLSHGGRPIRSRAPRVGKAKTARSESKEEVFSESTNTSPSNSGDQPIRRKKDKSQPSSYSKKSGKKSSSKSETKVKDKVKKKSKPKKKKSNAKAKTE; from the coding sequence ATTATGAAAAATTGGGTCGATCCTGAAGCAAAAGCTGAAGCTGAACGTTATGACAACCCTATTCCGAGCCGCACGCTCATTTTAGAAACCATCGAAGAAAAAAAGACGGCTTTATCACATGCGGACTTGGTCGAATTTTTTGAAATTGCAGATCAAAAAAGCATTGAAGCACTCAGCCATCGCTTAATTGCGATGGTTCGTGATGGTCAACTGATGAAAGATGGCTTCAAGTTTCAACTTGCCGAAGAGCAACCTGAACATGAAGCAACGGTTTACATTAACAGTAAAGGCTTTGGCACGGCGAATATTGCAGGGCATGAAGACTTACTTCTACCTGAACGCGAACTGCGCCAAGTGTTTAATGGTGACCGTGTTAAAGTTCGTCAAACCTCAGTAGACCGCAAAGGAAAAGCTTGGGGCTTTATTACCGAGGTAGTACAACACCGTGTGAAGCAAATCATTGGTAAAGTGTCGATACATGACGGTGAATACTTTATTCAGCCAGCAAATCCCAATGCGCACCAACCAATTACCTTAGAAAAAGAGTTAATCGAACACGCACAAGTCAAAGTGGGTGATTCGGTTCGTGTCGCAATTGATGACTACCCAACCAAAGATGAGTTAGCGACAGGTCATATTGTGCAATCCATGGCAGACAAGGCCGACACTGAAATTATTATTCCGCAAACCATTTTAGAGTTTGGTTTACCGTATGAATTCCCAGAAGAAGTGATTAAAGAAGCAGAAAGCTTTAAAGAGCCTTCAGCGCAGGACCGTGAAGGTCGTATTGACCTACGTGATTTAGCCTTAGTCACTATTGATGGTGAAGATGCACGCGACTTTGACGATGCGGTCTATGCAGAAAAACGTCCAGGTGGCGGTTACCGTGTAGTTGTGGCCATTGCAGATGTCAGCCATTATGTCCGTTCAGGCAAACCGTTGGATGATGAAGCCCAGGAACGCGGTACATCGGTGTATTTCCCGCACTTTGTTTTACCGATGCTACCTGAAGCCCTGTCGAATGGCTTATGTTCACTCAATCCACATGTTGACCGTCTGTGTATGGTCTGTGATTTAAACCTGTCCCGTGCCGGTCGCGTCACCAAGTTTGAGTTCTATCCATCAGTCATGCATTCAAAGGCACGTTTAACCTATACCAATGTTGCTCAATACTTTGAAGGTGACAGCAGCGCCATCCCAGAAGACCGTGATGTGCGCAAATCCTTAAACACCCTGTTCCAACTTTATCAAGTCCTCAAAGGTTTACGTGCAGAACGTCATGCTATGGAATTTGAAACCGTTGAAACCTACATGACCTTTGATGAGCTAGGTGGGATTAAGGAAATTTTACCGCGTACACGTAATGATGCTCACAAGCTAATTGAAGAATGTATGTTATTGGCAAACGTGGCTGCGGCTGAATATGCACTCGAACATGACGTGCCAATGCTATACCGTATTCATGAGCCACCTGAGTTCTCACGCATTCAAAAGGTACGTGACTTTGTCAAACTACTAGGTCTACCGTTCCCAGAACAGCCGACTCAGAAAGACTATCAGGCCGTAATTGATGCAACCAAAGACCGGATTGATGCGCCTAGCATCCATGCCGTGCTATTACGTTCGATGATGCAAGCCTACTACGGTGCGAATAACGCAGGTCACTTTGGTTTGGCTTATGAAGCGTATACACACTTCACTTCTCCAATTCGTCGTTACCCAGACTTGTTGTTACATCGTGCCATTAAAGCCAAGTTAAAGCATAAACCTGCGCCTCTTTCAGGGGCTGCTTTGGATGATGCGGGTCAACATTTCTCAGCAACTGAACGTCGTGCAGATGAAGCGTCTCGTTCTGTCACCACATGGTTGAAATGTCATTATATGCAGCAGCATTTGGGTGAAGAGTTTGTCGGCACCATTTCTGCCGTAGCAGAATTTGGTCTGTTTGTAACGCTCAAAGACTTATATGTTGATGGTATGATCCATGTCAGCCAACTGGGCGATGACTACTTTGTCTATGACCAACCAAGTCAGAGCTTGATTGGGCAAGCACGCGGTCAAAGCTTTAGCTTGGGCGATGAAGTAAAAATCAAAGTTGCAGCAGTGAATTTAGAAGATCGCAAAATTGATTTTGAATTATTGCAACAACTCTCACATGGTGGTCGGCCCATACGAAGTCGAGCACCCCGTGTTGGCAAAGCCAAAACAGCACGAAGCGAAAGTAAAGAAGAAGTCTTTAGCGAGTCGACAAACACCTCTCCCAGTAACAGTGGAGACCAGCCCATACGACGCAAAAAAGATAAATCCCAACCTAGCTCCTACAGCAAAAAGTCTGGTAAAAAATCTTCATCAAAGTCTGAAACAAAGGTTAAAGATAAAGTGAAGAAAAAGTCGAAACCTAAAAAGAAAAAATCCAACGCAAAAGCGAAAACTGAGTAA
- a CDS encoding xanthine phosphoribosyltransferase, which produces MYALEQKILSEGIVLSDEVLKVDAFLNHQIDPVMMQLIGKEFAARFKDAGITKIITIEASGIAPAIMAGLELGVPVIFARKYQSLTLKDDLYRSKVFSFTKQTESTIAISNKHISSADKALVIDDFLANGQAALGLIDLIHQAKAEVVGVGIVIEKSFQPGRDILLEKGYRVESLARVKSLANGTVEFVRD; this is translated from the coding sequence GTGTACGCACTAGAACAGAAAATCTTAAGCGAAGGTATCGTTCTATCTGATGAAGTTCTGAAAGTTGATGCTTTCTTAAATCACCAAATCGATCCGGTTATGATGCAATTAATCGGTAAAGAATTTGCTGCTCGTTTTAAAGATGCAGGCATCACTAAAATCATCACGATTGAAGCATCAGGTATTGCACCTGCAATCATGGCAGGTTTAGAACTGGGCGTGCCCGTTATTTTTGCGCGTAAATACCAATCTTTAACCTTAAAAGATGACCTTTACCGTTCAAAAGTCTTTTCGTTTACCAAACAAACCGAAAGCACGATTGCGATTTCAAATAAGCACATCAGCTCAGCAGACAAAGCTCTCGTGATTGATGACTTCCTGGCCAATGGTCAAGCAGCCTTGGGTCTGATTGACTTAATTCACCAAGCGAAAGCAGAAGTTGTTGGTGTGGGGATTGTGATTGAAAAATCATTCCAACCTGGTCGTGACATTTTGCTTGAAAAAGGCTACCGCGTTGAGTCTTTGGCACGCGTAAAGTCATTGGCAAATGGTACTGTTGAATTTGTTCGCGACTAA
- a CDS encoding DMT family transporter: MSSRQVLDSKASGIMFGLCILWGLQQVVLKLAAPDISAVMQIALRSGLSALMVYPMIRLAKGTSLWGRDYLPAGILVGVLFAAEFFLVAQALRFTSASHTVVLLYTAPIFVALGLHWKLPSERLSVIQWLGIGLAFFGIVIAFLFHPSDSQALVTSALWGDVLALLAGILWAATTIAVRLTKLAEAPATQTLFYQLFIAFLVLLPVAFFMGQATIHWSVLSVSSLLFHTVVVSFASYLIWFWLLKKYLASQLGVFSFLTPIFGMCFGVVLLNEQLELNFLVGTCFVLMGVVVVSLHHKIKHYVQAFKVALQ, encoded by the coding sequence GTGAGTAGTCGTCAAGTGCTGGACAGTAAGGCTTCAGGGATTATGTTTGGGCTGTGTATTTTGTGGGGATTACAACAAGTGGTGTTAAAGCTTGCTGCCCCCGATATTTCTGCAGTGATGCAAATTGCACTTCGCTCAGGCCTCTCAGCGTTGATGGTTTACCCCATGATTAGGTTGGCAAAGGGCACATCTTTATGGGGGCGAGACTACTTACCTGCAGGCATTTTGGTGGGGGTATTATTTGCAGCCGAATTTTTTTTAGTGGCGCAAGCTTTACGTTTTACCTCTGCTTCGCATACCGTGGTTTTATTGTATACCGCCCCTATTTTTGTGGCATTGGGTTTACACTGGAAACTGCCGTCTGAGCGTTTGTCGGTCATACAGTGGTTAGGAATTGGATTAGCATTCTTTGGAATTGTAATCGCCTTTTTATTTCATCCTTCTGATTCTCAAGCTTTAGTCACATCGGCTTTATGGGGGGATGTCTTGGCACTTTTAGCAGGGATTTTATGGGCAGCCACCACGATCGCTGTTCGGCTGACCAAATTGGCTGAAGCACCTGCGACCCAAACTTTGTTTTATCAGCTGTTTATCGCATTTTTAGTGTTATTGCCTGTGGCTTTTTTCATGGGACAAGCGACGATTCACTGGTCTGTATTATCCGTTTCAAGTTTGCTTTTCCATACCGTTGTCGTGTCATTTGCCAGTTATCTGATTTGGTTTTGGCTGTTGAAAAAATATTTGGCCTCACAGTTGGGCGTCTTTTCTTTTTTGACCCCGATTTTTGGGATGTGCTTTGGTGTGGTGTTACTCAATGAGCAGTTAGAACTCAACTTTTTGGTGGGAACATGCTTTGTGTTGATGGGGGTAGTAGTGGTGAGTTTGCATCATAAAATTAAGCATTATGTACAGGCATTTAAAGTGGCTTTGCAGTAA
- a CDS encoding VanW family protein has translation MNFLRLFLSKPISQYHPLLYFMATRSRRMMRYWQWKTDGKDYAHSFSNIPLAFRVKKHQSVLIRKLGDSDQHWQHNKVINLKIASPCISGILVHPQQTFSFCQLVGQPTTQKGYVEGMELSFGQARGGIGGGICQIANLIHWLVLHSPLQVVQRSQHSFDPFPDHGRVLPFGSGAAIFYNYIDYQFYNPTPHSFQIRLWFSEKCLEGELRCSSDLGYVYHVFEQQHAFLKIGTDYYRQNEIWRHRKEKYKSGEILATECMTRNFAKVLYQPSRIDQHYVSWTEFQATQNIKTN, from the coding sequence ATGAATTTTTTGCGTTTATTTTTAAGCAAACCCATCAGCCAATATCATCCCCTACTTTATTTCATGGCTACACGTAGCCGACGTATGATGCGCTATTGGCAGTGGAAAACAGATGGGAAAGACTATGCACATTCATTTTCTAACATTCCTTTGGCTTTTCGCGTCAAAAAGCATCAGTCCGTTCTAATTCGTAAATTAGGCGACAGTGATCAACACTGGCAACACAATAAAGTCATCAATCTCAAAATTGCCAGTCCATGTATTTCTGGGATTTTAGTCCATCCACAACAAACGTTTTCTTTTTGTCAGTTGGTGGGACAACCAACAACTCAAAAAGGCTATGTCGAGGGAATGGAACTTAGCTTTGGGCAAGCTCGTGGTGGTATTGGTGGCGGTATTTGCCAAATTGCCAACCTCATCCACTGGCTTGTCTTGCATAGCCCGTTACAAGTGGTACAACGTTCACAGCATTCCTTTGACCCTTTTCCAGATCATGGTCGAGTACTCCCTTTTGGGAGTGGCGCTGCAATTTTTTATAACTATATTGATTATCAATTTTACAACCCCACCCCACATAGCTTTCAAATTCGGCTTTGGTTTAGTGAGAAATGCCTAGAAGGTGAACTGCGCTGTTCCTCCGATTTAGGCTATGTCTACCATGTATTTGAGCAACAGCATGCCTTCCTTAAAATCGGGACGGATTACTATCGTCAAAACGAAATATGGCGACACCGCAAAGAAAAATATAAAAGCGGTGAAATCTTAGCAACTGAATGCATGACCCGTAACTTTGCCAAAGTGCTTTATCAGCCCTCACGCATTGATCAGCACTATGTATCATGGACTGAATTTCAAGCGACACAAAACATCAAAACCAATTAA
- the wrbA gene encoding NAD(P)H:quinone oxidoreductase, protein MQTYVLVLYYSKYGSTREMAHLIANGIEASGVAVKIRTVPNIATVVKAAEPSIPAEGDIYCSLEDLANCAGLALGSPTRFGNMASEMKYFLDQTTSLWLNGALHGKPACVFTSSGSMHGGQESTLLTMLPPLFHHGMMILGLNNAIPALSNTKTGGTPYGASHVSGPRHDQSLSQDEKVLCEAQGKRLGEVVKKLHA, encoded by the coding sequence ATGCAAACCTATGTTTTAGTTTTATATTACAGCAAATACGGCAGTACCCGTGAAATGGCACATCTGATTGCAAATGGAATTGAAGCCAGCGGTGTTGCAGTTAAAATTCGAACAGTGCCAAATATTGCGACCGTGGTGAAGGCAGCAGAGCCGAGTATTCCTGCAGAAGGCGATATTTATTGTAGTTTAGAGGACTTGGCAAACTGTGCTGGTTTGGCGCTAGGCTCACCGACCCGTTTTGGCAACATGGCTTCAGAAATGAAATATTTCCTCGATCAGACCACCAGTCTTTGGCTCAATGGAGCACTGCATGGCAAGCCTGCTTGTGTGTTTACCTCATCAGGTTCGATGCATGGTGGTCAAGAAAGCACGTTGTTGACCATGCTGCCACCGTTATTTCATCATGGCATGATGATTTTAGGATTGAACAATGCCATTCCGGCATTGTCAAATACGAAGACAGGTGGGACACCGTATGGTGCGAGCCATGTTAGTGGGCCTCGACATGATCAGAGTTTAAGCCAAGATGAAAAAGTGCTGTGTGAAGCTCAAGGTAAGCGTCTTGGGGAAGTTGTGAAGAAACTACACGCCTAG
- a CDS encoding YcxB family protein, with translation MSENKPALSTRYFLTLEESQDGFALATFGKKQMTRFITPLISFGIIVWGFMLGFSGVGRYYVALGIFFLVLQILMRYWFLPMMFKRQFVKYQFGKSEQGIDLYQDYAEIYANGRKQVVHYNEVQKFASGKLTYMLELKNRTVVIVPKRALADSADQAKFENTFKK, from the coding sequence ATGTCAGAGAACAAGCCTGCATTATCGACACGTTATTTCCTTACTTTAGAAGAATCTCAAGATGGTTTTGCCTTAGCGACTTTTGGTAAAAAGCAAATGACGCGTTTTATTACGCCGTTGATTAGTTTCGGGATTATTGTATGGGGCTTTATGCTCGGCTTCTCAGGCGTCGGTCGTTACTATGTGGCATTGGGTATATTTTTCTTGGTTTTACAAATTCTCATGCGCTATTGGTTCCTGCCTATGATGTTTAAGCGCCAATTTGTGAAATATCAATTTGGTAAAAGTGAGCAAGGCATCGATCTATACCAAGATTATGCGGAAATTTATGCCAATGGTCGCAAGCAAGTGGTCCATTATAATGAAGTACAAAAGTTTGCTAGTGGCAAGTTGACTTATATGCTTGAGCTGAAAAACCGTACTGTGGTGATTGTGCCTAAGCGTGCATTGGCCGATAGTGCGGATCAAGCAAAATTTGAAAATACTTTCAAAAAATAA
- a CDS encoding DUF3108 domain-containing protein: MAKSMLKTVAMATGVSTLLFVGFSSQTFAMSPFQASYQFNYNGKNMGSATRTLSKSGSNWSYVFVAKAGGIASATESSRFSFNGKQIQSSSFSRSSKILVHNNTMSINFNPAAKTINTKKDKEARSFAWKAGVLDELNAELQLREDIKNGGLKSTYYLADAKEVEARKFVKQGSESIKTDYGTFDTIKVVMKHDKPGRETIFWLAPKLDYLPVKVSHVDKKTSYGLLLTSYKGASN, from the coding sequence ATGGCTAAATCAATGTTGAAAACAGTCGCAATGGCAACAGGGGTCAGCACCTTGCTATTTGTCGGTTTCTCAAGTCAAACCTTTGCCATGAGTCCATTCCAAGCCAGTTATCAATTTAACTATAATGGCAAAAACATGGGCTCAGCGACACGCACGTTATCAAAATCGGGCAGCAACTGGAGTTATGTCTTTGTCGCCAAAGCAGGAGGTATCGCCTCTGCAACCGAAAGCAGTCGCTTTAGTTTCAATGGCAAGCAAATTCAGTCCAGCAGTTTTAGCCGTAGTAGTAAAATTTTGGTGCATAACAACACCATGAGTATTAACTTCAATCCAGCAGCAAAAACCATCAATACCAAGAAAGACAAAGAAGCGCGTTCTTTCGCTTGGAAAGCTGGCGTACTGGATGAACTGAATGCTGAATTACAACTTCGTGAAGACATCAAAAATGGCGGTTTAAAATCGACTTATTATTTGGCCGATGCCAAAGAAGTGGAAGCACGTAAATTTGTGAAGCAAGGTTCTGAGTCAATCAAAACCGATTATGGCACCTTTGACACCATTAAAGTGGTTATGAAACATGATAAACCTGGTCGCGAAACCATTTTCTGGTTAGCACCTAAATTGGACTACCTTCCAGTCAAAGTCAGCCATGTGGATAAGAAAACATCCTATGGATTGCTATTAACGAGTTATAAAGGTGCAAGCAATTAG
- a CDS encoding AraC family transcriptional regulator, with amino-acid sequence MPQRQQKKNAPLKQLPTNDHIDKLLWISFREDPAQSVYPVHGHAWGEFVYAFNGVMEVNINQIDYLTPPPYGIWLPPNIAHSGLNRTDVSHGTLYIHESLCTHLPQQAGIMLSSPLVSALFKHLRQHSLPDDAPEHMRLLYVLLDQLHHAELVSSYLPHSEHTALKSILDFLHLHPADNSSLQQLAIQHNMTERTLARYSQKELGMSLNEWRQRLKVMKAMSMLTEGKKVESIALDLGYANASAFINMFKRWMVYTPDQFRKLYHSHQQR; translated from the coding sequence ATGCCCCAACGACAACAAAAAAAGAACGCGCCACTTAAACAATTACCGACCAATGACCATATTGATAAATTATTGTGGATCAGCTTCCGCGAGGACCCTGCGCAGTCGGTTTATCCTGTGCATGGACATGCATGGGGCGAATTTGTATATGCCTTTAATGGCGTAATGGAAGTGAATATTAACCAGATTGACTATCTTACCCCACCCCCTTATGGCATTTGGCTCCCACCAAATATAGCCCATAGCGGTTTAAATCGTACCGATGTTTCGCATGGCACCTTATATATCCATGAAAGCTTATGTACTCATCTACCTCAGCAAGCAGGTATTATGCTCAGCTCACCCTTAGTCTCAGCGCTTTTTAAGCACTTGAGACAACATAGCTTGCCAGATGATGCACCTGAGCACATGCGCTTACTCTATGTCTTGCTTGACCAATTACATCATGCAGAATTGGTCAGCAGTTATTTACCCCACTCTGAACACACTGCCCTAAAAAGCATTTTAGATTTTTTACATCTACACCCTGCGGACAACAGTTCTTTACAACAACTGGCAATACAGCACAATATGACTGAACGCACACTGGCACGTTATAGCCAAAAAGAACTAGGCATGTCATTGAATGAATGGCGACAGCGCTTAAAAGTCATGAAAGCCATGAGCATGCTGACGGAAGGAAAAAAGGTCGAAAGTATCGCGCTGGATTTGGGTTATGCCAATGCGTCGGCCTTTATTAATATGTTTAAACGCTGGATGGTATATACCCCCGATCAGTTCCGCAAACTGTACCATAGTCACCAACAACGCTAA
- a CDS encoding YihY family inner membrane protein, with protein MLEQYLRKLPFYEKTWFQFVLFVLRRFEADRCREQAGALTYTTLFAVVPMLTVFLVIISSIKALEPARQQLQQLIYSNFLPKTTIAFDKALNAFTDKSSNLTIIGILFLFVTTVMMLTSIEKVFNRIWRVRETRGGIIGFMRYWTIISLGPILLGSAFVISSTMASLNVLSNNFAGYELNGAFVLWLISFFLTVLGFFILNWTIPNRSVPIKSALIAGLFSAIVFELLKNLFGFIMSNFTSYEVIYGAFAAIPIFLLWIFLSWNIVLIGVEISYALTAFTAHKEQKRHPVIMLLDLMELFYKKQQHGLSVSDDEALDVLGRDEIGRWPSYVLMLEQQNLVKRTDDNQYVLVRNLSQVDFWSFYTQLPYPLPKRRDLNNVHHDDLWIKKIGPALVESDDYLAAKLAIPLSTIFDDKS; from the coding sequence ATGTTAGAACAGTACTTAAGAAAACTTCCTTTCTATGAGAAAACTTGGTTTCAGTTCGTTTTATTTGTACTGCGCCGCTTTGAGGCCGATCGATGTCGTGAACAAGCGGGGGCACTAACCTATACCACCCTGTTTGCCGTCGTTCCGATGCTGACCGTTTTTTTGGTGATCATTTCCTCAATCAAAGCGCTTGAACCTGCACGACAGCAATTACAACAACTGATCTATAGTAATTTTTTACCGAAAACCACGATTGCTTTTGATAAGGCCTTAAATGCGTTTACCGATAAATCCAGTAATTTAACCATTATTGGAATCTTATTTTTATTTGTCACCACCGTCATGATGCTGACCAGCATTGAAAAAGTCTTTAACCGTATTTGGCGAGTCCGCGAAACCCGCGGCGGCATTATTGGTTTTATGCGCTATTGGACCATTATTTCTTTGGGCCCTATTCTACTCGGTAGTGCCTTTGTTATTTCATCGACAATGGCTTCCCTCAATGTTTTGAGCAATAATTTTGCAGGCTATGAACTCAATGGCGCATTTGTCCTGTGGTTGATTTCTTTCTTCCTAACTGTTTTAGGCTTTTTTATCCTAAATTGGACTATTCCAAACCGAAGTGTCCCGATTAAATCCGCTTTGATTGCAGGCTTATTTAGTGCCATCGTGTTTGAACTCCTGAAAAATTTGTTCGGCTTTATCATGTCAAACTTCACTAGTTATGAAGTAATTTATGGTGCCTTTGCTGCGATTCCTATTTTCTTATTATGGATTTTTTTGTCGTGGAATATTGTCCTGATTGGTGTTGAAATCAGCTACGCACTCACCGCATTTACTGCCCACAAAGAACAAAAGCGCCATCCTGTGATTATGTTGCTCGACCTGATGGAACTGTTTTATAAAAAGCAACAACACGGACTAAGTGTTTCCGATGATGAAGCTTTAGATGTTTTAGGAAGAGATGAAATTGGACGTTGGCCGAGTTATGTATTGATGCTTGAACAGCAGAACTTAGTTAAACGTACCGATGACAACCAATACGTGCTGGTGCGGAATTTATCCCAAGTCGATTTTTGGAGTTTCTATACTCAGCTTCCCTATCCATTACCGAAGCGCCGCGACTTAAACAACGTGCATCATGACGATCTTTGGATCAAGAAAATTGGTCCAGCATTAGTAGAATCAGATGATTACTTGGCAGCCAAACTTGCCATTCCGCTGTCTACAATTTTTGATGATAAATCTTAA
- a CDS encoding sensor domain-containing diguanylate cyclase: MINKKQLTERSFTPSQLSGFDGVHSIQLPVDFIHDLSKADSLQAVLDTIAYWISHVFDADRASITLQDTEEYLKLYSISGNHAIPMDFKIPIGQTFVGRVFAQSQLIICDDLALSDELDCKMLSEHGMGTCMDAPMIHNGVCIGTLNVADQRKHHYTLQQAILLQSLATWLALNIKLHLQVQEMAVLASTDELTGTFNRRVFVQESNQTMRHFSHSRVPFTIGILDIDHFKQLNDCYGHTAGDHVLKKMAKQIHSILRDEDFLARIGGEEFAIILPACLGDEAMRVFKRICSTIEAMEVHYEQEVLCFTVSIGVAEVGKHDADAEDVFKRADKALYCAKQAGRNRIHFAN; the protein is encoded by the coding sequence ATGATAAACAAGAAACAATTAACTGAACGATCATTTACCCCAAGCCAACTATCCGGCTTTGATGGCGTACACTCTATTCAGCTTCCCGTAGACTTCATTCACGATTTGAGTAAAGCAGACTCCTTGCAAGCTGTTTTAGATACCATTGCTTACTGGATTTCTCACGTGTTTGATGCAGATCGGGCCAGTATTACCCTGCAAGATACTGAAGAATACCTCAAGCTATATTCAATCTCAGGCAATCATGCAATTCCAATGGATTTTAAAATTCCGATTGGTCAAACCTTTGTCGGGCGCGTCTTTGCCCAATCGCAACTGATCATTTGCGATGACCTCGCTTTGTCAGATGAACTCGATTGTAAAATGCTTTCAGAGCACGGCATGGGAACCTGCATGGATGCGCCCATGATTCACAATGGCGTGTGTATTGGTACCTTAAATGTGGCAGATCAACGTAAACATCACTACACCCTCCAACAAGCGATTCTTTTACAGAGCCTCGCCACATGGTTAGCTTTAAACATTAAATTGCATTTACAAGTGCAAGAAATGGCGGTCTTAGCGTCTACAGATGAACTCACAGGAACCTTTAATCGTCGGGTATTTGTGCAAGAAAGTAATCAAACCATGCGGCATTTCAGCCATAGTCGCGTGCCATTTACAATAGGCATCTTAGATATTGACCATTTTAAACAGCTGAATGACTGTTATGGACATACCGCAGGTGACCATGTGCTGAAAAAGATGGCCAAACAAATCCACAGCATACTGCGTGACGAAGACTTTTTAGCGCGCATTGGTGGTGAAGAATTTGCGATTATTCTACCTGCCTGCTTAGGTGATGAAGCCATGCGGGTCTTTAAACGAATCTGTTCAACCATTGAGGCGATGGAAGTCCACTATGAACAAGAAGTGCTGTGTTTCACGGTCAGTATAGGGGTCGCTGAAGTCGGTAAACATGACGCTGATGCAGAGGATGTCTTTAAACGCGCAGATAAAGCCTTGTACTGTGCCAAACAAGCAGGAAGAAACCGAATTCACTTTGCCAACTAA